ATCCCAGACTTGAAGATAATGATAAATGACAATCTCGGTAGATCATTCGGGGAGTAAATAACAGATGTCAGTCCGCCGCGGCGGACTGACCTACTAACTACCTGTTTCGTCATATATAGTTCTTCGTCGTGGAAGATATCATCTTAATGGACATCAAAAAAAAGCGGAGAGACAGGGATTCGAACCCTGGATACAGTTTAACCCGTATAACGGTTTAGCAAACCGCCGCCTTCAGCCTCTCGGCCATCTCTCCGAACACAAAAACAGACACGAGTTTTTTTGGAAAAGGAATATAGAAGAGAGGCTGGCCAATTTCAAGCGGTTTTTGTGTGGCCAGAAAGAAGACGACAATAGTATGGTGCTGGCCGATTTGGCCCGTACGATGATTTACCCTGGACCCCAGCTTTTTCAGTGCAGTCAGAGTGTCAGGCGAGGGCGCCCGACACCACGGATTTCAATGGAGTTGGTGCACGAGGACGTACACCAACCACGAAAGAACTGAGATTGCCGCGCCGCGTCGGACCGCACGAAGAGAAAATTGAAATCGCGGGCTATGAGGGTCGGTTGCTTTTAAGCTCGGAGATGAGGACTTGGTAGCCTTCAAGTGATAGCATGCATTTTTTGATATCTTTGAAGATAATCCGGTAGACCAATCCAAATGTCGCCCGCACACCGGAATAGAGAATTTCCTCAGCCACTATTCTTGCATCGGTGAGCTTTTTTATCGCTTCTTCGACGCTTATTTTTTCGGCGGTCAACTGAGCAATAGTATCCGGCAGGGAATCCCTGAATGATTTGAGTTCGTTTAAAATCGCGCGTTTGTCATCGGGCAGTTTGCCGTTTAATTCCAGTTTGTATAAATTCACTAAGGCATTTTTTATGCGCTCGCCGTCGTCGGTGAGCCGGGTGATTTCTTTGTTAATGAAATGATAGCGGGTCATTAAATCGGAATCATAGCCGACGGTGAGCAGGGTCGATGTCCCGACTGCCGAGCCGAGAATAGGGGCGCGGATTTCTTTATCGGCACGGATATCACCGCCGACAATTTTTCCTTTTTTCCCTTTTACCAGCACCCGTCCTTTGGCGACAACATGGCAGTTAATTATTTCGCTTGTAACTATAAGATCGTTTCCGGCAGAAATACGCTGGCCTTCGGCAAATTTTATGGCAATATCGCCGCCTGCCTGCATGTGCCCTTCTCCTTTGCCAAAGAAACCGCCTTTGATAAAGATACTCCCTCCGACAATGAGCGTGGCATCTTCGACATTGCCGCCGATCTCGATGTTGCCGTCGACTTTCAGAGAAAATCCGGCTTTGACATCGCCCGCGACTTTCACCGATCCCCGGCAGTCGATATTGCCGACTGTGTGATCGATGTCTCCTTTGATAATAAAAATATCATTCACGGATACTTTCCCGGCCTGGTACAGTATCACCCCACCTGTCGCGGCCAAAAGCTGGAGGCCGTTATCGGAGACTTTCGTGTTGGCGCCAGCCGAAAAGGGGATGTCTTTTCCGGACGGACCAAGAATCTCTTTGCCATGTACGGTGCGACCGGCTGTTCCAGGTTCCGGGAGGGTCTTGCTGACAAGCAGGTTTCCCTCGGCGGTGTTTTGAATGAATGAAATGTCTTTGTAATCGATATGACCATCGCTCTCTTCCTTCGGAGAAAAGGAGTGCGAGGTCTGAAAATGAAATGTAAACTGAGCGTGTTCGCCGCGAAGTGGCTGGATGCCGATAGCGACACGAACTGGCGAGCCGAAAACTTCTTCTTTGATAACTCGCGCGATCTCGGCGTGGTCAAGACCAGAGACGACGTCAGCGGCATTCAGCTCGTTAACTATTTCATCAAAGGTATATGGGGGTTCTTCGCTTTTGAGCTTTTTGAGAAGAATTGTGGCGGACATGAAGTCTTTCGCCACGATTATTTTAATGCGCTGGCTGACGGCTGTGGAGGATGCCGTAGTCATAGGTTAGGTCTCGACGACTTTAGGCTTGGATGCCGGAATACCGGAGAGAATTCGCCAGTAGGCCCGTTCAACGACGAGCGAGATTTCATGGCTTTTGAACGGTTTGGTAATATACTCATCGGCGCCGAGCAAAAGAGCGTCCTTGACAATGTACGTATCGCCTGACGCGGTCATCATAATCATATTGATATGCGGAAATTCGACCTTAATGACTTTGAGCAGTTCAAATCCGCTCATCCGCGGCATTTTAACATCGCAAATAATGAGGTCGATCTTGTTTGCCCGAACGCGAGCGAGCGCCTCGTTACCGTTTTCGGCGACGGTAACAGCGTAGCCATCTCGGGTCAATATCTTCAGGAGAAGATTGCGCATCATTTCTTCGTCATCGACAACAAGGATATGTATCTTACTTTTCATAGTCAGCCCCTATGATTTTCCATTTTGGGTTTTGTCCGATATGGGTCATGCAAAGAGCGCCCGGCCTACGGCCGAGTTCGCCTTGTCGTATCATCGCCACGAGAAAGAGTCGAGGCAACTTCGGTGAAGAATTTTTCAATTGTGACCGGTTTGTAGAGGACTTTGCATGCCCCGAGCACACCGGCTTGGTGAATGAGCCGTTCTGTGGAGTTGCCGGAAATAAGCATCACCGGCACTTGCGGAGTCCGTCGCTTGATTTCATCAAGAGCTTCAAGTCCGGAGACATCGGGCATGATCAGGTCAAGCGTTATCAGGTCGTATTTTTTGGTTGCGGCCTTTTCGATGGCTTCGGCGCCGCATGAAGCAAGGTCAATATCAAAGACATCGGTGAGTTCACAGAAATCCTTGAAGACTTCGCGTACCCAGACTTCGTCGTCGACTATCAATATTTTGAATGCCCGTCCGCGCTGGTCGGCCATTGCAGTGAGCGTGTCAATTACTTTTTTTGTGTTCATCTTTTCAACCGCTTGTTTTGTTCCAATGACTTTTGTTGAGTTTTCCGATGTATTGCACGGATTACTCTGGAATCCTCTATTTAGTATATCGACATTCGGCGTTGTTTTCTGCACTTGGACGATGATTTTTGCTCAATATCTTCGTTCGTCTTTCTCATTGCCGACATCGCGCAATTCGGCCATAATTTCGGAACAGAGGGTGAGAATTGAGCGGAGTTTGATTTCGACCTGGTCGCTGACAATTTTTCCGGTTGGCGGATCATAGACCATCGTCGATGGGTTCCGCGCGGCATTGAGAATATTGGCGACTTCCTGCACGACCCGAACCGTGCCGTTTATTAGGCGGACAAATTCAGGTTCAAGCTTATTCACCCGATCGCTCGGAGATGCCTCTTTTGCTTTGGCAAGGTAGAGTGCGAGGTTAAGCGCGAGGCTTTTTATCTGATCGCTCAGGCGGTCGACTTCGGAGACCAGCTGTAGCTCGCCAGCGCGGTGCTCATCATGAGGTTGGGTCATATAATCAAAGCCTTCTCTTTCATCACCGTTTCTTGATAAACTGTTTGGTTCGTTTCATCAGCGTCTGCGCCAGTTCCGATTCAAGTTTGTCGAAGAAGCGAAGTTTCTCTGGCGATGACAGATGAATATCCGGGTCATTCTTGTTTCCATCAATTGCGGCCTGCAAAATTCTTGGTCCTTTAAGTTCCTGGTGGAACGGTTCAGCCAGAAGCTGTCTGCCGCGTTGAAGGTCAATGAGCTTGATGAATCCGCAGACAACACCGATTGTCTCATACTTATGGAAAATAAGCGGGACATTGAATGTTTTGCGCTGTTCAAGGTGCTGCTCTTCAACTGATACAATCAAGAGATAGCGGCCGCCTATTTCTCTTCCCCAGTTCATGAGACTGTCAAAGTTAGTCTCGTCTTTGGGAAAGGGGACTTCGATTGTTTTGTTAGCGCCGTGAACCACCCGCACTTCCTGATCCCGGGTAATTTCCCGCTCGAGCCGGTCGTAGAGCTTTTGGCTCCCCCAAATTGATTCATTCTGCTCAACACAGAGAATGATATTGGTTTCGGCGCTTGCTGTCGAGATGGCAAGAAACAGAAAAAGCAGAAGTGATCTCAACGCCTTAACGACCACTTTTCTTCCGCTTTCTGGCCAGTATTTCACTTTTTTCGGTAATGATATATTTCTTTAATAGCTCTTTAACGCCATCATTGAAATTGACAAGCGATTTTGGCAGGATATCCATTTGCGCCTGCGATAAAATGTCACTGAGTTGTGAACGAGAAATAAACTGGATGCCTGCGAGGCAAACGCCGTCTTCGAGATCGGCTCGTTTGACAACACCAAGGACATTCTGGAGAGATTCGACTTCCTGTAGTGTGAAAGTCATCGAAACTATATCACCGGTTGATACGGACTGATCGAGTTCGGTCAGAACGCCACCGACAGAGATGTTGAGGATTGAGCCATTGACGACATGCCAATCACCGTTTGGCCGGAAATTGCCGAATTCGTCCTTGAGCTTTATGAGAGACATCGGTGAGGAGATATCCAGTCGGATAAATCTCCGCGTGTTCTCTTGCTCGAGACGGAATGGTTTGCGGACAGCGGTTGTAATCTGCTTGTCTTGATCGGCACTTACTTCGTGCACGAATTTCGTTTTTGCGTTGGTTTTCATTGTTTTGCGCTCCTATTCTGCGTCTTTGAGTTTATCTAAATCTTTCTTCTGCAAATTGCGGTTGATGATATCCCTCAGCTGGGCGGTATATTCCAAAACTGCGGCAGGGAAGGTTCTCAGCCTGTCAGCGGGGAACTGTTTTTCCACAAGATCGCGAGTGAGAAATTCTATTCCGGCTTGGTACCGGCCATGCTCAATATGATAGCAATGGCGAACGTGGGCCAGCACGAGGGATGGGAAGGTTTCGTTCTCAACTTCAAAGTTTACCAGCAGGTTTACCGTCTTCTCCAGAAATGATGGAATGCTGATGAGAAGACCGCCGCTTGAAAAGTTTATGCTCTCGGTTTCCATCCATCGGAGATGGGATAGCCCCTTCTGGCTGTATGAAATCTTGGGGATTGCGGCAAGCTTGACGCTTGTAACCAATGGGATCCGCTGGAAACGCCGCTGAGTGAGCGGAGTAATACGGTCATCAAGAACCAAGTAGCATCGCCCGCCGCCGCTTCGTTTCAAATGAGCGCGGATTGAGACCAGTTGTTCTTTGTATGTGAATTTGACAACAACCGTCTGGTTGTTGACCAAGCTATCGATAAGACCTTGGTTACCGCTGCTGTCGATGAGCAGCATCCGCTGTTGAGTTGAGAGAACTTTGGTTACGAGTTCTTTTCCGGGAAATTGTTCTGAATACATGATAAGAAAGTGTCCAACGAGCCGCGAGACATCGAGGCGGGCGGCATCGAAGCCTATCAGAGGAGGGTTTGTGATTTCAATACGGGACATCTACAAAAGACCCTTCTGTCTCAGCTTCACCTGTTGCTGAAAGACATAATTGACAAGCTTGTTTTGGATGACATGGTCGAATCGGCGGCATGAGCTTGGCAATTGATCCAGCGTGTCGTTGTTTAAGAAACTTGAAAGTTCCTCGGCTATTATGAATTCAACGCCAAGGACGAGTTGTTTCTGCTGCGATGCGCATCGGCGCGCCAAAGCTACTATACACTCTGGCATACCAAGTTCTTTGAAGAGTACCGATTGAAAGAGCAAGAGAACGTTCGGTTCAGTGTTCTCATTGACAGTCAGCAGGGCTCCGCCGCCGCTGATATCGAGGAGTTCGGCTTGCTCCCATTTTAATGATTGCTCAATATTTGATCTTCCAATTAACTGACTGAGAAAGGCATACGTCGCCGGGCTCCTTAATTCAAGACGGACAAAGAGCCTCTGCTGTACGCGCCGCAGAGCCGTGAGTGATGTCAGCGCAACTCGAGACTTGTT
The sequence above is a segment of the Candidatus Zixiibacteriota bacterium genome. Coding sequences within it:
- a CDS encoding FapA family protein, producing MTTASSTAVSQRIKIIVAKDFMSATILLKKLKSEEPPYTFDEIVNELNAADVVSGLDHAEIARVIKEEVFGSPVRVAIGIQPLRGEHAQFTFHFQTSHSFSPKEESDGHIDYKDISFIQNTAEGNLLVSKTLPEPGTAGRTVHGKEILGPSGKDIPFSAGANTKVSDNGLQLLAATGGVILYQAGKVSVNDIFIIKGDIDHTVGNIDCRGSVKVAGDVKAGFSLKVDGNIEIGGNVEDATLIVGGSIFIKGGFFGKGEGHMQAGGDIAIKFAEGQRISAGNDLIVTSEIINCHVVAKGRVLVKGKKGKIVGGDIRADKEIRAPILGSAVGTSTLLTVGYDSDLMTRYHFINKEITRLTDDGERIKNALVNLYKLELNGKLPDDKRAILNELKSFRDSLPDTIAQLTAEKISVEEAIKKLTDARIVAEEILYSGVRATFGLVYRIIFKDIKKCMLSLEGYQVLISELKSNRPS
- a CDS encoding response regulator, whose translation is MKSKIHILVVDDEEMMRNLLLKILTRDGYAVTVAENGNEALARVRANKIDLIICDVKMPRMSGFELLKVIKVEFPHINMIMMTASGDTYIVKDALLLGADEYITKPFKSHEISLVVERAYWRILSGIPASKPKVVET
- a CDS encoding response regulator, producing MQKTTPNVDILNRGFQSNPCNTSENSTKVIGTKQAVEKMNTKKVIDTLTAMADQRGRAFKILIVDDEVWVREVFKDFCELTDVFDIDLASCGAEAIEKAATKKYDLITLDLIMPDVSGLEALDEIKRRTPQVPVMLISGNSTERLIHQAGVLGACKVLYKPVTIEKFFTEVASTLSRGDDTTRRTRP
- a CDS encoding PilZ domain-containing protein, which encodes MKTNAKTKFVHEVSADQDKQITTAVRKPFRLEQENTRRFIRLDISSPMSLIKLKDEFGNFRPNGDWHVVNGSILNISVGGVLTELDQSVSTGDIVSMTFTLQEVESLQNVLGVVKRADLEDGVCLAGIQFISRSQLSDILSQAQMDILPKSLVNFNDGVKELLKKYIITEKSEILARKRKKSGR
- a CDS encoding flagellar brake protein → MTIPQEQAQNLKIWEKITIIVGEEETVGIYHSRVEDFCAEGVFITNPTMIGGDTLLRNNLLVSVQIIREDAAYEFQSVIGRIEQNNKSRVALTSLTALRRVQQRLFVRLELRSPATYAFLSQLIGRSNIEQSLKWEQAELLDISGGGALLTVNENTEPNVLLLFQSVLFKELGMPECIVALARRCASQQKQLVLGVEFIIAEELSSFLNNDTLDQLPSSCRRFDHVIQNKLVNYVFQQQVKLRQKGLL